One genomic window of Cololabis saira isolate AMF1-May2022 chromosome 3, fColSai1.1, whole genome shotgun sequence includes the following:
- the rps19 gene encoding 40S ribosomal protein S19 — protein MPGVTVKDVNQQEFVRALAAFLKKSGKLKVPDWVDLVKLGKHKELAPSDENWFYIRAASTVRHLYLRGGAGVGSMTKIYGGRNRNGVCPAHYSVGSKNVARKVLQALELLKMIEKDPNGGRRLTSQGTRDLDRIAGQVAAANKKTA, from the exons ATGCCTGGCGTTACAGTGAAAGACGTCAACCAGCAGGAGTTTGTCCGTGCCTTGGCGGCATTCCTGAAAAA GTCAGGAAAGCTAAAGGTCCCTGACTGGGTGGACCTGGTCAAGCTGGGCAAGCACAAGGAGCTGGCTCCCAGTGATGAAAACTGGTTCTACATCAGAGCTG CATCCACAGTTCGCCACCTGTATCTCAGAGGTGGTGCTGGTGTTGGCTCCATGACAAAGATCTATGGTGGCCGCAATAGAAACGGCGTGTGCCCTGCCCACTACAGCGTAGGCTCAAAGAATGTGGCTCGCAAGGTGCTCCAGGCCCTTGAGCTACTGAAGATGATCGAGAAGGATCCCAATGG tggccgtAGGCTGACCTCCCAGGGAACCAGAGACCTGGACAGAATTGCTGGACAG GTTGCAGCTGCAAACAAGAAAACTGCttaa